In Paludibacter propionicigenes WB4, the genomic window TACTGGATTTGTAAGCCTGCCATCATCTCGTATGTTCCATCGGGGATGGTGTTGGTAACGCTAAGAGCTGTATTTAGTTCCAGCATTAGCATGTCACCATTCCCAGACATATTGTCCATGTTGATATTCTTGTCTCCCATTAATACAGTAAAATTATTGGCTGTTTTACTTGTGTATATATCACCCCAGTAATATAAATCTGCCTGAGTTAAAGCCGGGTAGACTGGCTTGATCTTGTTAATTAGGTCTACAGAGCCATTATATGTAAACTGGATTATTTCTTCTTTTGTCGAAATTAATTGCCCTTCAATCTTGAACCCGCTTCCATCTTTAGATATTTTATAATAACCGTCTTTGATGATATAGGATTTTGCATTGGAACCTATGGTGTTAATATTTGTGCCAATGACAAATGTGTCTCCCTCATAACTAACTGTATCGCCCGGAATGAAAGTCTTGGGAGCTCTGGTGTTGGCTATCGAGTAAGTTCCTTCGCTCAGGGTGCTATCCGATGCCGCAATATTGAAATCAATGTACAGGTAACTTCCGGTTCCTTGCAGATTTCCGCTGGGGTCAATGCTTAACGTATTTTCAAGAAGATACATTGTGAGATTATTAGACCCGACTTTGAAATAGTCTCCCCAAAATGAGGCAGATGTTTTTGTGAAGACAAAATCAGTATTCTTTTTGATAACTGTGATTTGGCATTTAGCTGTTTTACCTCCGGCTTCAGCAGTAATTGTAGCTGAACCTTCGCTGATAGCATTAATAATACCACCGGAGACCTGTACGATGCTGGTGGAACTTGACGACCATGTTATTGGAAATTTATTTATATCTCCATCGTATAACAAGTTTGCCAATAGGGTGTCTTTTTCGCCAACCTTGAGTGTTATTCTGTTATAATTCAGGTTTACGCGAGTCACCTCATCTTTTCTGCAGGCGGAAAATGAGAGTAATACAATAAGGACAGTCAGTAAACTTAATTTCATTGCTTTAAGGTTAAAGTATAACTACAGACATAAAAATTTAGAATACAAATATAATACTAATTATCATGTTAGTATAACAATTGTATGATTTTCGGTATAAAAATTATCAATTATATAAAAAAGAATCGCCTGATTTATCAGGCGATTCTTTCATTGAATATTGATTGAATTTAATTTAGGCGTTCATCGAAACTAAAAACTCATCGTTATTTTCAGTACGTTCCATTCGGTCTTTTAAGAATTCCATTGCTTCCATAGAATTCATGTCTGCCAAATGGCGACGAAGTATCCACATACGATTTAATGTGTCCTGATCTAAAAGCAGATCGTCACGACGCGTACTTGATGCCATAATATCCACAGCAGGGAAAATACGTTTATTTGATAATTTACGGTCGAGTTGTAGTTCCATGTTACCGGTACCTTTAAATTCTTCGAAAATTACTTCGTCCATTTTTGATCCGGTCTCTGTCAGTGCAGTTGCAATGATTGTTAAACTACCACCGTTTTCAATGTTTCTGGCTGCTCCAAAAAAACGTTTAGGTTTGTGCAATGCATTAGCATCAACACCACCCGAAAGAATCTTGCCCGATGCCGGCGAAACCGTGTTGTAAGCGCGAGCCAAACGGGTAATAGAATCAAGCAGAATAACTACATCTTGTCCGCATTCTACCATACGTTTTGCTTTTTCGTGAACCATGCTGGCGACTTTTACGTGGCGTTCTGCAGGTTCATCAAAAGTAGATGATACAACTTCAGCACGCACGCTGCGAGCCATATCGGTTACTTCTTCCGGACGTTCATCGATCAATAATACAATCATGTAAACTTCAGGATGATTAGCTGCTATTGCATTGGCTATATCTTTTAATAATACAGTTTTACCTGTTTTAGGTTGCGCAACAATTAATCCGCGTTGACCTTTACCAATTGGCGAAAATAAATCAACCATACGCGCAGACAAAGTGTCGTTTTTGCCACTGCAAAGATTAAATTTAGTATCGGGGAAAAGTGGAGTCAGATGTTCAAATGGTACACGATCGCGCACATATTCAGGCGAACGACCATTAATTTGAGCTACTTTAATTAGCGGGAAGTATTTTTCTCCTTCTTTTGGAGGGCGTATAGCGCCTTTTACGGTATCTCCTGTTTTTAAACCAAAAAGTTTAATTTGAGATTGTGATACATATATATCATCAGGCGATGCCAGATAATTATAGTCTGCAGAGCGAAGGAAACCATAGCCATCGGCCATCATTTCTAACGTTCCTGTTCCTTCTAGTATACCATCAAAGTCGAATTGTTTTTCTCCTTTTTCTGGTCGTTGATTGAACTTGTTGCGATTGTTATTTCCGTTATTTCCGTTATTCCCGTTGTTCTGGTTATTATTTTGTTTAACCGCTTTAATTTCTGCAGTTTCCAATATTGGTTTTGGAATTTCAGATTCGTTAGTCGGTTGGTTTTCTGTAGATTCAGGAACGAATAAAGTTTCTTCGATAGATTCGCTTTCAAGCCTGTCTTCTAGTACTATAATTTTGGTCGGAGGAGCAATGGTAGCAGAAGTTTGTGTCTCTTTTGCCTCAATTTTTTCAGCATCATCTGCCGATGGTTTGATTACAATAGGCTTTGCACTTTTTTGTTTTGGCTTATTGACTTTTTTTGCCGGTTTAGTTTCCTTAACTGCATTTTCAAGCGGTTTGGCATCCTCTTTTACTACTGCTTCTACAGGCTTGACAATTAAAGGTCTTTGTTCTTTAATCTCTTTTTGTTCAGGTTTTTGCGTTGGGTTTTCAACAGGTTGTTTTGCTGCCTGTTGCTGCGCCTTTTGTTCAGGTGTCTTTTTAATAGGCACTCTGAGACGTTTTTTAC contains:
- the rho gene encoding transcription termination factor Rho, whose protein sequence is MSNYTILQLNAKELSELKDIATALGLKVSNSAKKETLVYDILDQQAVVNAQRKTITNENQEIDRKKRLRVPIKKTPEQKAQQQAAKQPVENPTQKPEQKEIKEQRPLIVKPVEAVVKEDAKPLENAVKETKPAKKVNKPKQKSAKPIVIKPSADDAEKIEAKETQTSATIAPPTKIIVLEDRLESESIEETLFVPESTENQPTNESEIPKPILETAEIKAVKQNNNQNNGNNGNNGNNNRNKFNQRPEKGEKQFDFDGILEGTGTLEMMADGYGFLRSADYNYLASPDDIYVSQSQIKLFGLKTGDTVKGAIRPPKEGEKYFPLIKVAQINGRSPEYVRDRVPFEHLTPLFPDTKFNLCSGKNDTLSARMVDLFSPIGKGQRGLIVAQPKTGKTVLLKDIANAIAANHPEVYMIVLLIDERPEEVTDMARSVRAEVVSSTFDEPAERHVKVASMVHEKAKRMVECGQDVVILLDSITRLARAYNTVSPASGKILSGGVDANALHKPKRFFGAARNIENGGSLTIIATALTETGSKMDEVIFEEFKGTGNMELQLDRKLSNKRIFPAVDIMASSTRRDDLLLDQDTLNRMWILRRHLADMNSMEAMEFLKDRMERTENNDEFLVSMNA
- a CDS encoding Ig-like domain-containing protein, with the protein product MKLSLLTVLIVLLSFSACRKDEVTRVNLNYNRITLKVGEKDTLLANLLYDGDINKFPITWSSSSTSIVQVSGGIINAISEGSATITAEAGGKTAKCQITVIKKNTDFVFTKTSASFWGDYFKVGSNNLTMYLLENTLSIDPSGNLQGTGSYLYIDFNIAASDSTLSEGTYSIANTRAPKTFIPGDTVSYEGDTFVIGTNINTIGSNAKSYIIKDGYYKISKDGSGFKIEGQLISTKEEIIQFTYNGSVDLINKIKPVYPALTQADLYYWGDIYTSKTANNFTVLMGDKNINMDNMSGNGDMLMLELNTALSVTNTIPDGTYEMMAGLQIQYLLPNTLVPGYSSSTGNKWGSWYIGKSTEALLTGNATFTKTGDIYNINYQLFNDIKTKVSGTFSGKMRYFNYSSSSSSVKAEKMRQLQTQKEHKNLKQKSLRRMILTPVRQ